A single Pseudodesulfovibrio aespoeensis Aspo-2 DNA region contains:
- the mrdA gene encoding penicillin-binding protein 2 — protein MPNLYDNTNLQPPRAGLLLLQVLILAVFCLFAVRLWYLQIHRGEVFARKARENQMRQESIFSPRGLIRDRYGDLLAVNEPAYALGLVREDCEDIDATLRQVAEWTGASFEEYKALYTKNQKRVKTFEPLIIVPDLTFDQVALIDANRLRWPGLAIQIRPRRQYRHGELLAHVLGYVAEASEEEMERRPELALGDYVGRQGIELVFEDRMRGAKGRVQFEVDVNGRRLKERVLKHPRAGHEISLSIDLGLQELAMDWLAEEAGGVVVMDADTGQLWALATAPSYNSNDFSSGLTSEQWAKLRDDPLHPMQNRVIQSVYPPGSVFKHVVAGAGLHYGLLDPKEVVNCTGQTKLGSHVFRCWRKGGHGNVNLERALVESCDVYFYKQGKKLTVDRMSEFAFACGFGQETGIDLPHEKAGIIPTRDWKRKRFGEGWQGGDNLNMAIGQGYTLVTPLQVARFFAAAMNGGKLLKPSLLKDEKPVVQGQVPLDPGQLALLYRALVNTVEGDRGTCRRLRTKDVVVGGKTGTAQVVRLTDKLKELKDDDIPYRFRDHAWMAATAEKDGRRYAIVAMIEHGLHGSSGAGPVVKAMIDYIFFGKVTPKPEAQKAKSRAARLLSVNATGGSRAH, from the coding sequence ATGCCAAATCTCTATGACAACACCAACCTGCAGCCGCCGCGCGCGGGTCTGCTCCTGCTCCAGGTGCTCATTCTGGCGGTGTTCTGCCTCTTTGCCGTGCGCCTGTGGTATCTCCAGATCCATCGTGGCGAGGTGTTCGCCCGCAAGGCCAGGGAGAACCAGATGCGCCAGGAGTCGATCTTCTCCCCGCGCGGGCTGATCCGCGACCGCTACGGAGACCTGCTGGCCGTCAACGAGCCCGCCTACGCCCTGGGGCTGGTGCGCGAGGACTGCGAGGATATCGACGCCACTCTGCGTCAGGTGGCCGAGTGGACCGGTGCCAGTTTCGAGGAATACAAGGCGCTCTACACAAAGAACCAGAAGCGGGTGAAGACGTTTGAGCCGCTCATCATTGTCCCGGACCTGACCTTTGACCAGGTGGCCCTGATCGACGCCAACAGGCTGCGCTGGCCCGGCCTGGCCATACAGATCAGGCCGCGCCGGCAGTATCGCCACGGCGAGCTTCTGGCCCACGTCCTCGGCTATGTGGCCGAGGCCAGCGAGGAGGAGATGGAGCGGCGGCCCGAGCTGGCCCTGGGCGACTATGTAGGCAGGCAGGGCATTGAGCTGGTGTTTGAGGACCGCATGCGCGGGGCCAAGGGGAGGGTCCAGTTCGAGGTGGATGTCAACGGTCGGCGGCTCAAGGAGCGCGTGCTCAAGCACCCGCGCGCCGGGCATGAGATTTCCCTGTCCATTGATCTCGGACTGCAGGAGCTGGCCATGGACTGGCTTGCCGAGGAGGCGGGCGGCGTGGTGGTCATGGATGCCGACACCGGGCAGCTCTGGGCGCTGGCCACGGCACCCTCATACAACTCCAATGATTTTTCTTCGGGTCTGACCTCGGAGCAGTGGGCCAAGCTCAGGGACGATCCCCTGCATCCGATGCAGAACCGGGTCATCCAGTCCGTGTACCCGCCGGGCTCGGTGTTCAAACATGTCGTGGCCGGAGCCGGGTTGCACTATGGTCTGCTCGACCCCAAGGAGGTCGTCAACTGCACCGGCCAGACCAAGCTCGGAAGCCATGTTTTCCGCTGCTGGCGCAAGGGCGGGCACGGCAACGTCAACCTTGAGCGCGCCCTGGTCGAGTCCTGCGACGTGTATTTCTACAAGCAGGGCAAGAAGCTGACCGTGGACCGCATGAGCGAGTTCGCTTTTGCCTGCGGCTTTGGTCAGGAGACGGGCATTGACCTGCCTCACGAAAAGGCGGGCATCATCCCGACCCGCGACTGGAAGCGCAAGCGTTTCGGAGAGGGGTGGCAGGGCGGCGACAATCTGAACATGGCCATTGGCCAGGGGTACACCCTGGTCACGCCTCTTCAGGTGGCGAGGTTCTTTGCCGCGGCCATGAATGGCGGCAAGCTGCTCAAGCCCAGCCTGCTCAAGGATGAAAAGCCGGTGGTCCAGGGCCAGGTGCCTCTGGACCCTGGCCAGCTCGCCCTGCTCTACCGCGCCCTGGTGAACACCGTGGAGGGCGACCGGGGCACCTGCCGCAGGCTGCGCACCAAGGACGTGGTCGTGGGCGGCAAGACCGGCACGGCCCAGGTGGTGCGGCTGACGGACAAACTCAAGGAGCTCAAGGACGACGACATCCCCTACCGTTTCCGCGATCACGCCTGGATGGCGGCCACGGCGGAAAAGGACGGCAGGCGGTACGCCATCGTGGCCATGATCGAGCATGGGCTGCACGGCAGCTCCGGGGCCGGCCCGGTGGTCAAGGCCATGATCGACTATATTTTCTTCGGCAAGGTGACGCCCAAGCCGGAAGCCCAGAAGGCCAAATCCAGAGCGGCCCGACTGCTCTCGGTCAACGCCACCGGAGGCTCGCGTGCCCATTGA
- the mreC gene encoding rod shape-determining protein MreC — protein sequence MNKPKKIAVVIVAGLFVYLSLYTWNLRTGHLDALSSHTGLDLSSLILRPGQWAGEKAVEFWERYIYLVDLKRQNDELVQRNARLIRQNMILGSEARSADRLEQLLGFTPPAQWNFSGARVIAHRMGPAGALATLAVDRGTTSGVEEDMPVVSLDGVVGRILRSGAVSSTVLLLTDANSRVAVIGEHNRSAGMLSGQGYGEPLVVHYMNLNAVIDPGELLLSSGLSGIYPKGLPVARVVRVRRSDISLFLTVEAEPLADVAGLEEVLLLRRELADEGGQGPAEQEAAPGAAAQ from the coding sequence GTGAATAAGCCCAAGAAGATCGCCGTCGTGATCGTGGCGGGGCTCTTCGTGTACCTGAGCTTGTATACGTGGAACCTGCGCACCGGGCATTTGGACGCCCTTTCAAGCCATACCGGCCTTGACCTCTCCAGCCTGATTCTCCGCCCCGGACAGTGGGCGGGGGAAAAGGCTGTCGAGTTCTGGGAGCGGTACATCTATCTTGTCGATCTCAAGCGGCAGAACGATGAACTGGTCCAGCGGAATGCGCGTCTCATTCGGCAGAACATGATTCTCGGCTCCGAGGCCCGCTCTGCCGACCGGCTGGAACAGCTCCTGGGCTTTACGCCTCCGGCGCAGTGGAATTTCAGCGGTGCGCGCGTCATCGCCCATCGCATGGGTCCGGCCGGGGCGCTGGCCACCCTGGCTGTGGACCGGGGCACCACTTCTGGCGTGGAAGAGGACATGCCGGTGGTCAGCCTGGACGGCGTGGTGGGCCGCATTCTCCGCTCCGGGGCCGTTTCGTCGACCGTATTGCTGCTGACCGACGCCAACAGTCGGGTCGCGGTGATTGGCGAGCACAATCGCTCTGCGGGCATGCTTTCGGGCCAGGGCTATGGCGAACCGCTGGTGGTCCACTACATGAATCTCAACGCGGTCATCGACCCGGGCGAACTGCTGCTCTCGTCCGGGCTGTCGGGCATCTATCCCAAGGGGTTGCCCGTGGCCCGCGTGGTCCGGGTGCGCCGGTCGGACATCTCCCTGTTCCTCACGGTCGAGGCCGAGCCGCTGGCGGACGTGGCCGGGCTGGAGGAAGTCCTGCTGCTCCGGCGCGAGCTGGCCGATGAGGGCGGGCAGGGGCCCGCCGAACAGGAGGCTGCACCCGGTGCCGCCGCGCAGTAA
- a CDS encoding rod shape-determining protein: MGSLLNRIIGSFSNDLAIDLGTANTLVYVKGKGVMLSEPSVVAVKKDSRGGKTVLAVGAEAKKMLGRTPGNIVAIRPMKDGVIADFEVTEAMLRHFISKVHNSRRLVRPRIMICVPTGITQVEKRAVRESAQSAGAREVYLIEEPMAAAIGANLPITEPTSNMIVDIGGGTTEIAVISLSGIVYARSVRIGGDKMDEAIMQHVKRKYNMLIGESTAEQIKINIGSAYPMGDEEPVMEVKGRDLVTGIPQNRPITAEEVREAISEQVEGIVQGVRIALEQTPPELAADIVDRGIVLTGGGALLKGLDMLLQHETQLPITVVDDPLTAVVLGSGKALDNIDLYKDITTD; encoded by the coding sequence ATGGGAAGCCTGCTCAATAGAATTATCGGCTCTTTCTCCAACGATCTCGCCATTGATCTGGGCACAGCGAACACGCTGGTCTATGTCAAGGGCAAGGGTGTGATGCTCTCCGAGCCTTCGGTTGTCGCGGTCAAGAAGGACTCGCGCGGAGGCAAGACAGTGCTCGCGGTTGGGGCAGAGGCCAAGAAAATGCTCGGTCGCACGCCCGGAAACATCGTGGCCATCCGGCCCATGAAGGACGGCGTCATCGCCGACTTCGAGGTGACCGAGGCCATGCTCAGGCATTTCATCTCCAAGGTTCACAACAGCCGCCGTCTGGTGCGGCCCCGGATCATGATCTGCGTGCCAACCGGCATCACCCAGGTGGAAAAACGCGCGGTCCGGGAGTCGGCACAGTCTGCCGGCGCTCGCGAGGTCTATCTGATCGAGGAGCCCATGGCCGCGGCCATAGGCGCCAACCTGCCCATTACCGAGCCGACCTCCAACATGATCGTGGACATCGGGGGCGGCACCACCGAGATCGCCGTCATCTCCCTGTCAGGCATCGTCTATGCGCGCAGCGTGCGCATTGGCGGCGACAAGATGGACGAGGCGATCATGCAGCACGTCAAGCGCAAGTACAACATGCTCATCGGCGAATCCACGGCGGAGCAGATCAAGATCAACATCGGTTCGGCCTACCCGATGGGTGACGAGGAGCCGGTCATGGAGGTCAAGGGGCGCGATCTGGTCACCGGCATCCCCCAGAACCGGCCCATCACCGCCGAAGAGGTGCGCGAGGCCATCAGCGAGCAGGTGGAGGGCATTGTCCAGGGCGTGCGCATCGCGCTGGAGCAGACCCCGCCGGAGTTGGCTGCGGACATCGTGGACCGCGGCATCGTCCTGACCGGCGGCGGCGCGCTGCTCAAGGGGCTGGATATGCTCCTGCAGCACGAGACGCAATTGCCCATCACGGTCGTCGATGATCCTTTGACTGCGGTTGTGCTCGGATCCGGCAAGGCGCTGGACAACATCGACCTGTACAAGGATATTACCACGGATTAG
- a CDS encoding TIGR01212 family radical SAM protein (This family includes YhcC from E. coli K-12, an uncharacterized radical SAM protein.), producing MHRIYSLSAHLRQRYLGRVQKIPLDAGFSCPNRDGTISTSGCLFCNPAGSGSGMKDRGLDIPAQWRFWRDIHRKKHRLERFTAYLQSFSNTYGPIDKLARTLDQLAGLPGLTALSIGTRPDCLDPDKLDLLAARRDALGLTDITLEMGLQSASDTTLKHINRGHDARAFADAACAAHQRGITVVAHVIAGLPTPDGREDQSDLGSTIDFINDLPVRGIKFHNLYVARRTPLAQLHAQGGYTPLTLDEYLDHLSHALMRLSPTTVVHRLNGNPSSGELVAPDWAANMRALHNTVRNHLDARDIWQGKLNTAPTGPPAWFSPEYKGDTP from the coding sequence ATGCACAGAATCTACTCGCTTTCAGCCCACTTGCGCCAGCGTTATTTGGGGCGGGTTCAAAAAATCCCCCTGGACGCCGGATTCTCCTGCCCCAACAGGGACGGAACCATCTCGACCAGCGGCTGTCTCTTCTGCAACCCAGCCGGGTCAGGCTCGGGCATGAAAGACCGGGGGCTCGACATCCCCGCCCAGTGGCGGTTCTGGCGCGACATCCACCGCAAGAAGCACCGCCTTGAGCGCTTCACCGCCTACCTGCAATCTTTTTCCAACACTTACGGTCCCATTGACAAGCTCGCCCGCACCCTTGACCAGCTTGCCGGACTGCCCGGCCTCACGGCCTTAAGCATCGGCACCCGGCCCGACTGCCTCGACCCGGACAAGCTCGACCTTCTCGCCGCCCGGCGCGATGCCCTGGGCCTGACCGACATCACCCTTGAAATGGGCCTGCAATCGGCCAGCGACACCACCCTCAAGCACATCAACCGGGGCCACGACGCCCGCGCCTTTGCCGATGCCGCTTGCGCCGCACACCAGCGGGGCATCACCGTCGTCGCCCACGTCATCGCCGGGCTGCCCACCCCTGACGGGCGCGAGGACCAGTCCGACCTCGGTTCCACCATTGATTTCATCAACGACCTGCCTGTGAGGGGCATCAAATTCCACAACCTCTACGTGGCCCGCCGCACCCCCCTCGCCCAGCTGCACGCACAGGGAGGCTACACGCCGCTGACCCTGGACGAGTACCTCGACCATCTCAGCCATGCCCTCATGCGCCTCTCGCCCACAACCGTTGTCCACCGACTCAACGGCAACCCCTCCTCGGGCGAACTCGTCGCACCCGACTGGGCCGCAAACATGCGCGCCCTGCACAATACTGTGCGCAATCACCTCGACGCCCGTGACATCTGGCAAGGCAAGCTCAATACGGCACCAACCGGGCCGCCCGCCTGGTTTTCCCCGGAATACAAAGGAGACACGCCATGA
- a CDS encoding methylated-DNA--[protein]-cysteine S-methyltransferase, translated as MKECIVADPIALSLTWENGQLVRLNIHWATAVAESPVLSDEAKLLKKALIRYISKLTPEWPNLPLDFSRLTQFHQAVLQALSRVPQGKMCTYGELASAVGNPNAARAIGRAMATNPFPLIYPCHRVIGASGKLTGFSGEGGIKLKEYLLKHEGAL; from the coding sequence ATGAAAGAATGCATCGTCGCAGACCCCATCGCCCTGTCCCTGACTTGGGAAAACGGACAACTCGTCCGGCTCAACATCCACTGGGCCACGGCTGTGGCCGAATCGCCCGTCCTCTCCGATGAGGCGAAACTGCTCAAAAAAGCGCTCATCCGCTACATTTCCAAGCTCACCCCCGAGTGGCCCAACCTGCCCCTGGACTTCTCCAGGCTGACCCAGTTCCACCAGGCCGTCCTCCAAGCCCTGTCCCGCGTTCCCCAAGGCAAGATGTGCACCTACGGCGAACTCGCCTCCGCAGTCGGCAACCCCAACGCCGCACGCGCCATCGGACGGGCCATGGCCACCAACCCCTTCCCGCTCATCTACCCCTGCCACCGCGTCATCGGCGCGTCCGGCAAACTCACCGGCTTCTCCGGGGAAGGCGGCATCAAGCTCAAGGAATACCTGCTCAAACACGAAGGCGCACTCTGA
- a CDS encoding redox-sensing transcriptional repressor Rex has translation MKSEHIPKATIGRLAVYIQVLENLLRDGNDVISSEKLARACSVNSSQIRKDLAYFGEFGVRGVGYYVQELITSIKQSLGIDRVWKCALIGVGNMGTALLRHHDFERRGFHIAAAFDCDPDKIGREFEDLEIVCPTHLVEQAPELGLEIGIITTPPDRAQRAANHLVDANIRGIINFAPARINVPPHIPVEYVDFFDHLYSIAFQITLGSD, from the coding sequence ATGAAAAGCGAACACATCCCTAAGGCGACCATTGGGCGTCTTGCCGTTTACATACAGGTGCTCGAGAACCTGTTGCGAGACGGCAACGATGTCATCTCCTCGGAGAAGCTGGCCCGGGCGTGTTCCGTGAACTCCTCGCAAATACGCAAGGACCTCGCTTATTTCGGCGAGTTTGGCGTGCGAGGGGTTGGGTATTACGTCCAGGAGCTGATCACCTCCATCAAGCAGTCGCTCGGTATCGACCGGGTCTGGAAATGCGCCCTGATCGGGGTGGGCAACATGGGTACCGCGCTCTTGCGGCACCACGATTTCGAGCGGCGCGGATTTCACATCGCCGCCGCCTTTGATTGCGACCCGGACAAGATCGGGCGCGAGTTCGAGGACCTGGAGATCGTCTGCCCCACCCATTTGGTGGAGCAGGCCCCGGAGCTGGGCCTTGAGATCGGCATCATCACCACGCCGCCGGATCGCGCCCAGCGCGCGGCCAATCATCTGGTGGACGCCAATATTCGGGGCATCATCAATTTTGCCCCGGCCAGGATCAACGTGCCGCCGCATATTCCGGTGGAGTACGTGGACTTTTTCGACCATCTCTATTCCATCGCCTTCCAGATCACCCTGGGCAGCGACTAG
- a CDS encoding ATP synthase F0 subunit C: MKITKILFTTLAMLLVASVAFAAEGDAGVMSAKAYATALGMGLAAGLCGIAQGMGVKGACEGIARNPEAAGQLSTTLILGLAFIESLAIYALVVNLILLFVV; the protein is encoded by the coding sequence ATGAAAATCACGAAGATTCTGTTCACGACCCTGGCCATGCTCCTGGTTGCTTCCGTTGCCTTTGCCGCCGAGGGCGACGCTGGCGTCATGTCTGCCAAGGCTTACGCCACCGCGCTGGGCATGGGCCTTGCTGCCGGCCTGTGCGGCATCGCCCAGGGCATGGGCGTCAAGGGTGCCTGCGAAGGCATCGCCCGCAACCCCGAGGCTGCTGGCCAGCTGTCCACCACCCTGATCCTGGGCCTGGCCTTCATCGAGTCCCTGGCCATTTACGCCCTGGTCGTCAACCTGATCCTGCTCTTCGTCGTCTAG
- the atpB gene encoding F0F1 ATP synthase subunit A codes for MGFAGGLPHPLLYMDMLKSIGHWGANVEHALGVESINHVLYMWLAMAILFSLGLVVRGKLQLVPGGLQNVFETVIGGLEDFVVSNLGQKGRQFMPLLCTIFMFILVMNWIGLIPGCDAPTANINTPAAMAIIVFVFYQAVGIKKWGFGYIKHFMGPVSFLAPLMLILEPISHIARPLSLSLRLFGNIRGEEIVLILMFFLAPILGSLPMYFLFILAKTIQAFIFFMLTMLYLQGAVEHAH; via the coding sequence ATGGGTTTCGCAGGCGGCTTGCCGCATCCTCTGTTGTACATGGACATGCTCAAGAGCATTGGACACTGGGGTGCCAATGTGGAGCATGCGCTCGGTGTCGAGAGTATCAACCACGTGCTCTACATGTGGTTGGCCATGGCCATTCTTTTCTCCCTCGGCCTGGTCGTGCGTGGCAAGCTTCAGCTTGTTCCCGGCGGCCTGCAGAACGTTTTCGAGACCGTCATCGGCGGCCTTGAGGACTTCGTGGTTTCCAACCTCGGCCAGAAGGGCCGTCAGTTCATGCCGCTGTTGTGCACGATCTTCATGTTCATTCTGGTGATGAACTGGATCGGCCTGATTCCCGGCTGCGACGCTCCCACCGCCAACATCAACACCCCCGCCGCCATGGCGATCATCGTGTTCGTGTTCTATCAGGCCGTGGGCATCAAGAAATGGGGTTTCGGCTACATCAAGCACTTCATGGGTCCGGTCAGCTTTCTGGCCCCCCTCATGCTGATCCTTGAGCCCATCTCCCATATCGCCCGTCCGCTCAGCCTGTCTCTTCGTCTTTTTGGCAACATCCGCGGCGAGGAAATCGTCCTGATCCTGATGTTCTTCCTGGCGCCCATCCTGGGCTCTCTGCCCATGTACTTCCTGTTCATTCTGGCAAAGACCATCCAGGCCTTCATCTTCTTCATGCTGACCATGCTCTACCTGCAGGGTGCCGTCGAACACGCGCACTAG
- a CDS encoding ATP synthase subunit I, producing the protein MEVLEMINQRVEQLLIRSGFARPDVRILVRNQIYVSLGTSLVIVLVTLASRWSLAFAAGAVLALVNFWALARIAQVLVRSHKGGPFKLFVIFMVKMTLSGLALYWLIGVERVPHWGLISGLGTVVVNTTVTGLMQVGRKKA; encoded by the coding sequence ATGGAAGTGCTGGAGATGATCAATCAGAGGGTTGAGCAGCTGCTCATCAGGAGCGGCTTTGCGAGGCCCGATGTCAGGATCCTCGTCCGCAATCAGATTTACGTGTCGCTGGGGACCTCTCTAGTGATCGTGCTGGTAACACTTGCATCCCGGTGGTCTCTCGCTTTTGCGGCCGGGGCGGTGCTCGCCCTCGTCAATTTCTGGGCGCTGGCCCGCATCGCCCAGGTTTTGGTGCGGTCGCACAAGGGCGGACCATTCAAACTGTTTGTCATATTCATGGTGAAGATGACTCTGAGCGGGCTGGCCCTCTATTGGCTGATCGGAGTCGAGCGTGTACCCCATTGGGGGTTGATATCGGGGCTGGGTACCGTGGTGGTCAACACCACGGTGACGGGCCTGATGCAGGTGGGGCGAAAAAAAGCCTAG
- a CDS encoding AtpZ/AtpI family protein gives MVFSKDGRWTNVVQVGGTASTMGLHIVSATVVGLAFGYFLDDYFGTKPWLIMIFFLLGVMAGFKMVIEDFRKLQRREEARKQGSLKQDGDGSAGDDQSEG, from the coding sequence ATGGTCTTTTCAAAAGACGGTCGATGGACGAATGTCGTGCAGGTCGGGGGTACCGCCAGCACGATGGGTCTGCATATCGTGTCCGCAACCGTCGTCGGGCTTGCCTTCGGGTATTTTCTGGATGACTATTTCGGCACCAAGCCCTGGCTGATCATGATCTTTTTCCTTTTGGGGGTCATGGCCGGGTTCAAGATGGTGATCGAGGATTTCAGGAAACTCCAGAGACGCGAAGAAGCCAGAAAACAGGGTTCTTTGAAACAGGATGGAGATGGAAGTGCTGGAGATGATCAATCAGAGGGTTGA
- a CDS encoding DUF3426 domain-containing protein produces the protein MIVTCPNCQTRYNLPDAKVPAKGAKVKCSKCTHVFKTPAPKASPEEEVEGLFEEEAVASGTKARAGDEFDETFDEVASATRGAKKAAPPKAAPAKAAAKARTVAQPDEFPETDAGEEEAGFGDAADMDDLFDEAGGADSDDGPDSAGVADEDALFDDSDDDSDSGGESDEDAGLFDDDAPTGSDDDLFADDGEDAAQGDEEEEDGEEYEEDEEEEDDASGFGLDDRPARKSRRSFGCLIVILILALGIGAGVYFKVWTLLGIDLASYFQNVPYVGRLFMDGGADTAAAPGESPADRVRKIELRNVKQYYVANEKTGNLFVVEGKAVNAFATPKERVRIEVVLYDAAGTVLTSQALLCGNVLSQFQLQVQTQKEIEDGLSSEVGILSNNTFIRPGSSTPFMAVFFQPPPTVKEFLVKVVDVGDPS, from the coding sequence ATGATCGTCACCTGCCCGAACTGCCAGACACGGTACAACCTTCCGGATGCGAAGGTTCCTGCCAAAGGCGCCAAGGTCAAGTGCTCCAAGTGCACCCACGTGTTCAAGACGCCTGCGCCCAAGGCTTCGCCCGAAGAAGAGGTGGAAGGCCTGTTTGAAGAGGAGGCCGTGGCCTCAGGGACCAAGGCCAGGGCCGGAGACGAGTTCGACGAGACCTTTGACGAGGTGGCGTCGGCCACCCGTGGCGCGAAAAAAGCGGCACCCCCCAAAGCCGCGCCCGCCAAAGCCGCAGCCAAGGCCAGGACGGTTGCGCAGCCAGATGAATTTCCCGAGACGGACGCTGGAGAGGAAGAGGCTGGGTTCGGCGACGCGGCGGACATGGACGACCTGTTCGACGAAGCTGGCGGGGCCGATTCTGACGACGGCCCGGACAGCGCCGGCGTGGCGGATGAAGACGCGCTTTTCGACGACAGCGACGACGACAGCGACAGTGGTGGGGAAAGCGACGAGGACGCAGGTCTGTTCGACGACGACGCCCCGACCGGCTCGGATGACGACCTTTTTGCCGACGATGGCGAAGACGCCGCACAAGGCGACGAGGAGGAAGAGGATGGCGAGGAGTACGAGGAAGACGAGGAGGAAGAAGACGACGCCTCCGGCTTCGGCCTCGACGATCGGCCCGCGCGCAAGAGCCGCCGGTCCTTCGGCTGTCTCATTGTCATCCTGATCCTGGCCCTGGGCATCGGCGCGGGCGTGTATTTCAAGGTCTGGACCCTGCTCGGCATCGATCTGGCCTCCTACTTCCAGAACGTGCCCTACGTGGGCAGGCTGTTCATGGACGGCGGCGCGGACACCGCCGCGGCACCGGGCGAGTCCCCGGCAGACCGCGTGCGCAAGATCGAGTTGCGGAACGTCAAGCAGTACTATGTGGCCAATGAAAAGACGGGCAACCTCTTCGTGGTCGAGGGCAAGGCGGTCAACGCCTTTGCCACGCCCAAGGAGCGCGTCCGGATCGAGGTGGTCCTCTACGATGCCGCTGGCACGGTGCTCACTTCCCAGGCGCTGCTGTGTGGCAATGTCCTCTCCCAGTTCCAGCTCCAGGTGCAGACCCAAAAGGAGATCGAGGACGGCCTGTCCAGCGAGGTGGGCATCCTCTCCAACAACACCTTCATCCGGCCCGGTTCGTCCACGCCCTTCATGGCGGTTTTTTTCCAGCCGCCGCCCACGGTCAAGGAGTTCCTGGTCAAGGTCGTGGACGTGGGCGACCCCAGCTAG
- the hpt gene encoding hypoxanthine phosphoribosyltransferase — protein MGHKLTPFITEGQISDRVEALGQEVAASYQGDGPLVCICVLKGAFLFFADLIRRIDREIEVDFVRLASYGTAVSRGEDIVFSKDLEISIEGKDVLVIEDIVDTGHSMDFLLHVLRRRNPKSLKICALIDKHERRERKVTVDFAGFKLREGFIVGYGLDYAERYRELGGIYELSTDNG, from the coding sequence ATGGGACATAAACTCACACCGTTCATCACCGAAGGCCAGATATCCGACCGCGTGGAAGCGCTGGGCCAGGAGGTGGCCGCGAGCTACCAGGGCGACGGGCCGCTGGTCTGCATCTGCGTGCTCAAGGGCGCGTTCCTCTTCTTCGCCGACCTGATCCGCAGGATAGACCGGGAGATCGAGGTGGACTTTGTCCGGCTGGCCAGCTACGGCACGGCTGTCTCCAGGGGCGAGGACATTGTTTTCTCCAAGGATCTGGAGATATCCATCGAGGGCAAGGACGTGCTCGTCATCGAGGACATCGTGGATACGGGCCACTCCATGGACTTCCTGCTGCACGTTCTGCGCAGGCGAAATCCGAAGAGTTTGAAAATCTGCGCGCTTATTGATAAGCATGAACGACGCGAGCGCAAAGTGACCGTCGATTTCGCCGGATTCAAGCTGCGCGAGGGGTTCATTGTCGGCTATGGCCTCGACTATGCCGAGCGCTACAGGGAACTGGGCGGAATTTATGAATTGTCCACCGATAACGGATAG
- a CDS encoding N-acetyltransferase, with protein MIRKARIQDVKAIHSLLMHREEHDGLVLPRSFSQLYSHLRDFFVAVDDDGAVIGCCALNIIWENLAEIRSLVVVSKHRGKRLGRKLVEACLSEAVTLGIFKVYTLTEQTGFFAHLEFVQEEMDALNQKVFADCLNCPRFPDHCNEVAMVMVL; from the coding sequence ATGATCCGCAAGGCCCGCATCCAGGACGTCAAGGCCATTCACAGCCTGCTCATGCATCGCGAGGAGCATGACGGGCTGGTGCTTCCCCGCTCCTTCAGCCAGCTCTATTCGCACCTGCGCGATTTTTTTGTGGCCGTGGACGACGACGGCGCGGTCATCGGCTGCTGCGCCCTGAACATCATCTGGGAGAACCTGGCCGAGATCCGCTCGCTGGTGGTCGTCTCCAAACACCGGGGCAAGCGGCTGGGCCGCAAGCTGGTGGAGGCGTGCCTGAGCGAGGCCGTGACACTGGGCATCTTCAAGGTGTATACCCTGACCGAGCAGACCGGCTTCTTCGCCCACCTGGAGTTCGTGCAGGAGGAGATGGACGCCCTCAACCAGAAGGTGTTTGCCGACTGCCTCAACTGCCCGCGCTTTCCGGACCACTGCAACGAAGTGGCCATGGTCATGGTCCTCTAA
- a CDS encoding TlpA family protein disulfide reductase, protein MMKTFGRHAAILAMALLLLACSGGASDESSAVAAQGYPPMDSAGLDAYLAEHTGKPAILFFWTTWCPSCKQQIPEMEQLRAARGDEVTVFSVSLDEKVEALDAFFKGRERTLPVFFGDQVLAARFDVEAIPTLVVFDAQGKLVMSRPGVFPLPMLQALTDKLVAR, encoded by the coding sequence ATGATGAAAACGTTTGGGCGGCATGCCGCCATCCTTGCCATGGCCCTTCTGCTTCTGGCCTGCTCAGGCGGCGCTTCCGACGAATCCTCCGCAGTCGCCGCGCAGGGCTATCCGCCCATGGATTCCGCCGGGCTGGACGCCTATCTGGCCGAGCACACGGGCAAGCCCGCCATCCTGTTTTTCTGGACCACATGGTGCCCCTCCTGCAAGCAGCAGATTCCCGAGATGGAGCAGCTGCGTGCGGCCCGGGGCGACGAGGTGACCGTGTTCAGCGTCTCCCTCGACGAGAAGGTCGAGGCCCTGGACGCTTTTTTCAAGGGCAGGGAGCGGACCCTGCCGGTCTTTTTCGGCGATCAGGTCCTGGCCGCCCGGTTCGACGTGGAGGCCATCCCCACCCTGGTGGTCTTCGACGCCCAGGGTAAGCTGGTCATGTCCCGGCCCGGCGTCTTCCCGCTGCCGATGCTTCAGGCCCTGACCGACAAGCTGGTGGCCCGGTAA